One window of Cellulomonas shaoxiangyii genomic DNA carries:
- the thyX gene encoding FAD-dependent thymidylate synthase, which produces MTVADEAPQEQPTYRSDVTVELVRHAARDADVLFAARVSTAGEASLDELEKDATRSKGLINYLMRDRHGTPFEHNSMTFFVSAPIFVFREFHRHRVGFSYNEESGRYRELLPVFYVPGEDRKLVQRGKPGRYEFFDGTPEQHAVVDTAMRGAYEQAYAAYQEMLAAGVAREVARAVLPVGLFSSMYATCNARSLMHFLSLRTKHEAAAVPSFPQREIEMVAERMEAAWAQLMPLTHAAFVEHGRVAP; this is translated from the coding sequence ATGACGGTCGCCGACGAGGCCCCGCAGGAGCAGCCGACGTACCGCAGCGACGTCACCGTCGAGCTCGTCCGGCACGCGGCGCGCGACGCCGACGTGCTGTTCGCCGCGCGGGTGTCCACCGCGGGGGAGGCGTCCCTGGACGAGCTCGAGAAGGACGCGACGCGCTCGAAGGGCCTCATCAACTACCTCATGCGCGACCGGCACGGCACGCCGTTCGAGCACAACTCCATGACGTTCTTCGTCAGCGCGCCGATCTTCGTCTTCCGCGAGTTCCACCGGCACCGCGTGGGGTTCTCCTACAACGAGGAGAGCGGGCGCTACCGCGAGCTGCTGCCGGTGTTCTACGTGCCGGGCGAGGACCGCAAGCTCGTGCAGCGCGGCAAGCCGGGACGGTACGAGTTCTTCGACGGCACGCCCGAGCAGCACGCCGTGGTCGACACCGCGATGCGCGGCGCGTACGAGCAGGCGTACGCCGCCTACCAGGAGATGCTCGCCGCCGGCGTCGCGCGCGAGGTCGCCCGCGCGGTCCTGCCCGTGGGCCTGTTCTCGTCGATGTACGCGACGTGCAACGCGCGCTCGCTCATGCACTTCCTGTCGCTGCGCACCAAGCACGAGGCCGCGGCCGTCCCGTCGTTCCCGCAGCGCGAGATCGAGATGGTCGCCGAGCGGATGGAGGCGGCGTGGGCGCAGCTCATGCCGCTGACGCACGCGGCGTTCGTCGAGCACGGGCGCGTCGCGCCCTGA
- a CDS encoding Fur family transcriptional regulator: MIGQRVTRQRTAVAALLDDLGEFRSARQIHRALHERGDDIALATVYRTLNAMAESGDVEVLLNPSGEHTYLRCAPTASHHHHLVCRHCGRTVDVDAPQLEELVSALATEHGFTELEHSVDFVGVCTACARTDARAR, translated from the coding sequence ATGATCGGTCAGCGCGTCACCCGGCAGCGGACGGCCGTCGCCGCGCTGCTGGACGACCTGGGCGAGTTCCGCAGCGCGCGGCAGATCCACCGGGCGCTGCACGAGCGCGGGGACGACATCGCGCTCGCCACCGTCTACCGCACGCTCAACGCCATGGCCGAGTCCGGCGACGTCGAGGTGCTCCTCAACCCGTCGGGCGAGCACACGTACCTGCGGTGCGCACCGACCGCGAGCCACCACCACCACCTCGTGTGCCGGCACTGCGGCCGGACGGTCGACGTCGACGCGCCGCAGCTCGAGGAGCTCGTGAGCGCTCTGGCCACCGAGCACGGGTTCACCGAGCTCGAGCACTCCGTCGACTTCGTCGGCGTGTGCACCGCGTGCGCCCGGACGGACGCCCGGGCGCGCTGA
- a CDS encoding universal stress protein — protein sequence MPMNAIVVGVGRTTDDAVLDWAAAEAGACGAPLTVVHVPPASAPQGPDGPVAALRERVAAAVARAGAEVPTTVEVLPGRSVADVLVGVAADASAVVIGRRTVRGPRTLGRVTTAVVEGAAAPVTVVPHDRPAPADGPRPVVVGVDGSAPAVAALRYAAGVAARADLPLEVVLAWQMRTLAPLPGKEWGYTPPLDDYARHARTLLDGALEAADVHLPDARLVRSVVHGTATNALLEAAPRADRLVVGRRGLSGVDRILLGSVSRQVVARARCPVTVVH from the coding sequence ATGCCCATGAACGCCATCGTCGTCGGCGTCGGCCGCACCACGGACGACGCCGTGCTCGACTGGGCGGCGGCGGAGGCCGGCGCCTGCGGGGCGCCCCTGACCGTGGTCCACGTCCCGCCCGCGTCCGCGCCGCAGGGGCCGGACGGCCCCGTCGCGGCCCTGCGCGAGCGGGTGGCCGCCGCGGTCGCCCGGGCGGGTGCCGAGGTGCCCACGACGGTCGAGGTCCTGCCCGGGCGGTCCGTCGCCGACGTCCTCGTCGGCGTCGCCGCCGACGCGAGCGCCGTGGTGATCGGCCGGCGGACCGTCCGCGGCCCGCGCACGCTCGGGCGGGTCACCACCGCCGTGGTCGAGGGGGCGGCCGCGCCCGTGACCGTCGTGCCGCACGACCGGCCGGCGCCGGCGGACGGTCCGCGGCCCGTGGTGGTCGGCGTCGACGGCTCCGCGCCGGCCGTCGCGGCCCTGCGCTACGCCGCCGGGGTGGCCGCGCGCGCGGACCTCCCGCTCGAGGTCGTGCTCGCGTGGCAGATGCGGACGCTCGCACCCCTGCCCGGCAAGGAGTGGGGCTACACGCCCCCGCTGGACGACTACGCCCGGCACGCGCGCACGCTGCTCGACGGCGCCCTCGAGGCCGCCGACGTGCACCTGCCGGACGCGCGGCTCGTCCGCTCGGTCGTGCACGGGACCGCGACCAACGCCCTGCTGGAGGCGGCCCCGCGGGCCGACCGGCTCGTCGTGGGACGGCGGGGGCTGTCGGGCGTCGACCGGATCCTCCTCGGCTCGGTCAGCCGTCAGGTCGTCGCCCGGGCGCGGTGCCCGGTGACCGTGGTGCACTGA
- a CDS encoding YibE/F family protein — MHPEEAPPEPVRARHADPAAPAPRRPARTGVPRRPGGAGRPGAPPRAVAWLVLVVLTAAVAAAAGIALTWPSGPRSAQDPTEAGAVEFVTARVVTSGWQTCEGTVEDVAPDGTVPTEVRCLRVTAEVGQDGDEARTVDVYATAGLGPGDVPAGTRVVLERYPAADGQAEVWAWGDFARGVPLAAFAAVFALLTVAVAGVRGLRALLGLVLAFGVLGGYLLPAVVAGEDALVVALCASTAIVVTVLYLAHGVSSRTTTALVGTLAGLVLVTGLGVAGAALAHLQPVTSEDTFQLSRLLGDDGVDVLRAVYLCGVVLAGLGVLNDVTITQASAVWELRAADPRAGVRQLFTRGMRIGRDHIASTVYTIAFAYAGASLPVLLLLEVYSQPLARTLTSGAFAEEIVRTLAGAIGLVLAIPLTTAIAAVVASGTAHADVAAGRGHAH; from the coding sequence GTGCACCCCGAGGAGGCCCCGCCGGAGCCCGTCCGCGCCCGCCACGCCGACCCCGCCGCGCCCGCCCCGCGGCGCCCCGCGCGCACCGGCGTGCCCCGGCGCCCCGGCGGTGCCGGGCGGCCCGGGGCGCCGCCGCGCGCGGTGGCCTGGCTCGTGCTGGTCGTGCTCACGGCGGCGGTCGCGGCCGCCGCCGGCATCGCGCTGACCTGGCCCAGCGGCCCGCGCTCCGCGCAGGACCCGACCGAGGCCGGCGCCGTCGAGTTCGTGACCGCGCGCGTCGTCACGTCCGGGTGGCAGACGTGCGAGGGCACCGTCGAGGACGTCGCCCCGGACGGGACCGTGCCGACCGAGGTGCGCTGCCTGCGCGTCACGGCCGAGGTGGGGCAGGACGGCGACGAGGCGCGGACCGTCGACGTGTACGCGACCGCGGGCCTGGGTCCCGGGGACGTCCCCGCGGGCACGCGCGTCGTGCTCGAGCGCTACCCCGCCGCGGACGGGCAGGCCGAGGTCTGGGCGTGGGGCGACTTCGCCCGGGGGGTGCCGCTCGCCGCGTTCGCCGCCGTGTTCGCGCTGCTCACCGTGGCGGTCGCCGGCGTCCGCGGGCTGCGGGCCCTGCTCGGGCTGGTGCTCGCGTTCGGCGTGCTCGGGGGATACCTGCTGCCCGCGGTGGTCGCGGGGGAGGACGCGCTCGTCGTGGCGCTGTGCGCGTCCACCGCGATCGTCGTCACCGTGCTCTACCTCGCGCACGGGGTCTCCTCGCGGACGACCACCGCGCTCGTCGGCACGCTCGCCGGGCTGGTGCTCGTCACGGGCCTCGGGGTCGCGGGCGCCGCCCTCGCGCACCTGCAGCCGGTGACGAGCGAGGACACGTTCCAGCTGTCGCGCCTGCTCGGGGACGACGGCGTCGACGTGCTGCGCGCGGTGTACCTGTGCGGCGTCGTGCTGGCCGGGCTCGGCGTCCTCAACGACGTGACGATCACGCAGGCGTCGGCGGTCTGGGAGCTGCGCGCGGCCGACCCGCGGGCGGGCGTGCGCCAGCTGTTCACGCGCGGCATGCGCATCGGCCGCGACCACATCGCGTCGACCGTCTACACGATCGCGTTCGCGTACGCGGGGGCGTCGCTGCCCGTGCTGCTGCTGCTCGAGGTCTACAGCCAGCCGCTGGCGCGCACCCTCACGAGCGGCGCGTTCGCCGAGGAGATCGTCCGCACGCTCGCCGGTGCGATCGGCCTCGTGCTCGCGATCCCGCTGACGACGGCGATCGCCGCCGTCGTCGCGAGCGGGACCGCGCACGCGGACGTCGCGGCCGGCCGCGGGCACGCGCACTGA
- the ligD gene encoding non-homologous end-joining DNA ligase has product MPPLPDLVRPMLAVPGELPAGDDAGWAYEMKWDGVRAVAYVQGGGVRLLSRNDRDVSRSYPEIAGLGDALGSTPAILDGELVTFDGRGAPDFGRLQQRMHVADPALARRLARTVPVVYLVFDVLQVDDRPTLTLPYDARRELLEGLGLGGPSWQVPPSFPGPGADVLAASLELGLEGVLAKRRSATYRPGARSPDWRKVKHVHTQEVVLVGWRPGQGRRAGTVGSVVLGVHDEDGVLRPAGGVGTGFTGRALDQLGAVLRPLERPTPPLAGQLPPADVRDVHWVEPRLVGEVVHAGWTSDGRLRHPSWRGLRPDKDPDGVIREN; this is encoded by the coding sequence GTGCCACCGCTGCCCGACCTGGTCCGACCGATGCTCGCCGTCCCCGGCGAGCTGCCCGCCGGCGACGACGCGGGGTGGGCGTACGAGATGAAGTGGGACGGCGTGCGGGCCGTCGCGTACGTGCAGGGGGGCGGCGTGCGCCTGCTGTCGCGCAACGACCGGGACGTCTCGCGCTCCTACCCGGAGATCGCCGGCCTCGGCGACGCGCTCGGGTCGACGCCGGCGATCCTCGACGGCGAGCTCGTGACGTTCGACGGGCGCGGCGCACCGGACTTCGGCCGCCTGCAGCAGCGGATGCACGTCGCCGACCCCGCGCTCGCGCGCCGGCTCGCACGCACCGTGCCGGTCGTCTACCTCGTGTTCGACGTGCTGCAGGTGGACGACCGCCCGACGCTCACCCTCCCGTACGACGCACGCCGCGAGCTCCTCGAGGGCCTCGGGCTCGGCGGGCCGTCGTGGCAGGTGCCGCCGTCGTTCCCCGGCCCGGGCGCGGACGTGCTCGCGGCCAGCCTCGAGCTCGGCCTCGAGGGCGTCCTCGCCAAGCGGCGCAGCGCGACCTACCGGCCGGGTGCGCGCTCCCCCGACTGGCGCAAGGTGAAGCACGTCCACACGCAGGAGGTCGTGCTCGTCGGCTGGCGCCCGGGCCAGGGGCGCCGCGCCGGCACGGTGGGCTCGGTCGTCCTCGGCGTGCACGACGAGGACGGCGTGCTGCGTCCCGCGGGCGGCGTCGGCACGGGCTTCACCGGGCGCGCGCTCGACCAGCTCGGCGCGGTGCTGCGCCCCCTGGAGCGGCCGACCCCGCCCCTGGCGGGGCAGCTGCCGCCCGCCGACGTGCGCGACGTGCACTGGGTCGAGCCGCGGCTCGTCGGTGAGGTCGTGCACGCGGGCTGGACGTCCGACGGCCGGCTGCGTCACCCGTCCTGGCGAGGCCTGCGACCCGACAAGGACCCGGATGGCGTGATCCGCGAGAACTGA